The Streptomyces seoulensis genome contains a region encoding:
- a CDS encoding DUF6397 family protein has translation MPGTTIAAVTTWTPERPTHCAPSRAARELGLKRYEFDLAVQLGRIRTVPDAGGGGPRVARAEIARLQEQAGFPETLRERVRVVGTKEGASLMGVSEGRFARLARLGLLVPVRFYLNRYRAVVWLYLAEELRQFVADGDHAGLIKGTTPETLRSQLASGLDLRPRNWRGRHLGFLLRQAEDPWARAGAIAAFLPSAEIAEIVRSPHERVRLERLRPSLPEHGAAGSPSALLGERIMTAQDADEIAWLGADLARQLEAARLPSSVAPPGPRLREHATRRPQARRLPTASVPRTSSPAVATDTAAPRACSEAQASRPHARGDHVPAPDAPRPPRGLLTWLCRRTPRSAPTGDHARGT, from the coding sequence ATGCCGGGAACCACCATCGCAGCCGTGACCACCTGGACCCCAGAGCGCCCCACGCACTGTGCGCCGAGTCGCGCGGCTCGGGAACTGGGCCTCAAACGCTACGAGTTCGACCTGGCCGTCCAGCTCGGCCGCATCCGTACCGTGCCCGACGCGGGAGGCGGCGGCCCGCGGGTCGCGCGGGCGGAGATCGCCCGTCTCCAGGAACAGGCCGGCTTTCCCGAGACGCTCCGGGAACGGGTGCGGGTCGTGGGCACGAAGGAGGGCGCCTCGCTCATGGGCGTCTCCGAAGGCAGGTTCGCCCGGCTGGCCCGACTCGGACTACTGGTGCCGGTGCGCTTCTATCTCAACCGGTACCGAGCCGTGGTCTGGCTGTATCTGGCGGAGGAACTGCGGCAGTTCGTGGCTGACGGTGACCACGCCGGCCTGATCAAGGGCACGACGCCCGAGACACTCAGGAGCCAACTGGCGTCCGGGCTCGACCTGCGCCCGCGGAACTGGCGGGGACGGCACCTCGGATTCCTGCTGCGGCAGGCCGAAGACCCGTGGGCGCGAGCCGGCGCGATCGCGGCCTTCCTGCCGAGCGCGGAGATCGCGGAGATCGTCAGAAGTCCCCATGAGCGAGTCCGGCTGGAGCGGCTCCGGCCGTCCCTCCCCGAGCATGGTGCCGCCGGGTCCCCGTCCGCGCTGCTCGGCGAGCGGATCATGACCGCGCAGGACGCGGACGAGATCGCCTGGCTGGGTGCGGACTTGGCCCGGCAACTGGAAGCCGCGCGGCTCCCGTCCTCCGTCGCACCACCAGGGCCGCGCCTGCGTGAACACGCGACGCGACGGCCACAGGCTCGGCGACTTCCCACAGCGTCGGTGCCGCGAACTTCCTCACCAGCAGTGGCGACCGACACCGCCGCACCGCGGGCGTGCTCCGAGGCGCAGGCCTCCCGACCGCACGCCCGAGGCGACCATGTGCCCGCACCGGATGCTCCGCGACCGCCCCGAGGGCTGCTGACATGGCTGTGCCGCAGAACCCCTCGGAGCGCGCCGACCGGAGATCACGCTAGAGGGACCTGA
- a CDS encoding DEAD/DEAH box helicase, with product MTLIDQLPRTADPDALYESFESWAQERGLTLYPHQEEALIEVVSGANVIVSTPTGSGKSMIAAGAHFAALARDEVTFYTAPIKALVSEKFFELCKIFGTENVGMLTGDASVNADAPVICCTAEVLASIALRDGKDADIGQVVMDEFHFYAEGDRGWAWQIPLLELPQAQFILMSATLGDVSFFEKDLARRTGRPTAVVRSATRPVPLSYEYRLTPLTETLTELLETRQAPVYIVHFTQAQAVERAQALMSINMCTREEKDRIAELIGNFRFTTKFGQNLSRYVRHGIGVHHAGMLPKYRRLVEKLAQAGLLKVICGTDTLGVGVNVPIRTVLFTALTKYDGNRVRTLRAREFHQIAGRAGRAGFDTAGLVVAQAPEHVIENEKALAKAGDDAKKRRKVVRKKAPEGFVGWTENTFEKLIASDPEPLTSRFRVTHTMLLSVIARPGNAFEAMRHLLEDNHEPRKQQLRHIRRAIAIYRSLLDGGIVEKLDKPDAEGRIVRLTVDLQQDFALNQPLSTFALAAFELLDPESPSYALDMVSVVESTLDDPRQILAAQQNKARGEAVALMKADGVEYEDRMERLQDITYPKPMEELLFHAYDTYRKSHPWVGDHPLSPKSVVRDMYERALSFTELVSLYELARTEGIVLRYLAGAYKTLDHTIPDDLKSEDLQDLIEWLGEMVRQVDSSLLDEWEQLANPEVMTAEEAQEKADEVKPVTTNARAFRVLVRNALFRRVELAALDQVDQLGEMDADSGWDADAWGEAMDKYWDEYEDLGTGPDARGPKLLVIEEQPQNALWRVRQIFDDPNGDHDWGISAEVDLAASDAEGRAVIRVTDVGQL from the coding sequence GTGACCCTCATCGATCAGCTCCCGCGGACCGCCGACCCCGACGCCCTCTACGAATCCTTCGAGTCGTGGGCCCAGGAGCGCGGCCTCACCCTCTATCCCCACCAGGAAGAGGCGCTGATCGAGGTGGTCTCCGGGGCGAACGTGATCGTCTCGACGCCCACCGGCTCCGGCAAGAGCATGATCGCGGCCGGCGCGCACTTCGCGGCGCTGGCCCGCGACGAGGTCACCTTCTACACCGCTCCGATCAAGGCCCTCGTGTCGGAGAAGTTCTTCGAGCTGTGCAAGATCTTCGGCACCGAGAACGTGGGCATGCTGACCGGCGACGCCTCGGTGAACGCCGACGCGCCCGTCATCTGCTGCACGGCGGAGGTGCTGGCGTCCATCGCACTGCGCGACGGCAAGGACGCGGACATCGGCCAGGTGGTGATGGACGAGTTCCACTTCTACGCGGAGGGTGACCGGGGCTGGGCCTGGCAGATCCCGCTGCTGGAGCTGCCGCAGGCACAGTTCATCCTGATGTCGGCCACCCTCGGTGACGTGTCCTTCTTCGAGAAGGACCTCGCCCGCCGCACCGGCCGCCCCACGGCTGTCGTCCGCTCGGCCACGCGCCCGGTACCGCTCTCCTACGAGTACCGGCTCACCCCGCTCACCGAGACGCTCACCGAGCTGCTGGAGACCAGGCAGGCTCCGGTGTACATCGTGCACTTCACGCAGGCACAGGCCGTGGAACGCGCGCAGGCGCTGATGAGCATCAACATGTGCACGCGTGAGGAGAAGGACCGGATCGCCGAGCTGATCGGCAACTTCCGCTTCACCACCAAGTTCGGCCAGAACCTCTCCCGCTACGTGCGGCACGGCATCGGCGTCCACCACGCCGGCATGCTGCCCAAGTACCGGCGCCTGGTGGAGAAGCTGGCCCAGGCCGGTCTGCTGAAGGTGATCTGCGGCACGGACACCCTCGGCGTCGGCGTCAACGTGCCCATCCGCACCGTGCTGTTCACGGCGCTGACCAAGTACGACGGGAACCGCGTGCGCACCCTGCGGGCCCGCGAGTTCCACCAGATCGCGGGACGGGCCGGACGCGCCGGCTTCGACACCGCCGGACTCGTCGTCGCGCAGGCGCCCGAGCACGTCATCGAGAACGAGAAGGCTCTCGCCAAGGCGGGGGACGACGCGAAGAAGCGCCGCAAGGTGGTGCGCAAGAAGGCTCCGGAGGGCTTCGTCGGCTGGACGGAGAACACCTTCGAGAAGCTGATCGCATCCGACCCTGAGCCGCTGACCTCGCGGTTCCGGGTGACGCACACCATGCTGCTGTCGGTGATCGCCCGGCCCGGCAACGCCTTCGAGGCGATGCGCCATCTGCTGGAGGACAACCACGAGCCGCGCAAGCAGCAGCTTCGGCACATCCGCCGCGCGATCGCCATCTACCGCTCGCTGCTGGACGGCGGGATCGTCGAGAAGCTCGACAAGCCGGACGCCGAGGGCCGCATCGTGCGTCTCACGGTCGATCTCCAGCAGGACTTCGCGCTCAACCAGCCGCTGTCGACGTTCGCGCTGGCCGCGTTCGAACTCCTCGACCCCGAATCGCCGTCCTACGCGCTCGACATGGTGTCCGTCGTCGAGTCCACTCTGGACGACCCTCGGCAGATCCTCGCCGCCCAGCAGAACAAGGCACGCGGTGAGGCCGTGGCGCTGATGAAGGCGGACGGGGTCGAGTACGAGGACCGCATGGAGCGGCTCCAGGACATCACCTACCCCAAGCCGATGGAAGAGCTGCTCTTCCACGCCTACGACACCTACCGCAAGAGCCACCCCTGGGTCGGCGACCACCCGCTGTCGCCCAAGTCGGTCGTCCGCGACATGTACGAGCGAGCCCTGTCCTTCACGGAGCTGGTCTCCCTCTACGAGCTGGCCCGCACCGAGGGCATCGTCCTGCGCTACCTGGCCGGCGCCTACAAGACGCTCGACCACACCATCCCGGACGACCTGAAGTCCGAGGACCTGCAGGATCTGATCGAGTGGCTCGGTGAGATGGTCCGCCAGGTGGACTCCAGCCTCCTGGACGAGTGGGAGCAGTTGGCCAACCCGGAGGTGATGACCGCCGAGGAGGCCCAGGAGAAGGCCGACGAGGTGAAGCCCGTCACCACCAACGCCCGCGCCTTCCGCGTGCTGGTCCGCAACGCCCTCTTCCGCCGCGTGGAGCTGGCCGCCCTCGACCAGGTCGACCAGCTCGGCGAGATGGACGCCGACTCCGGCTGGGACGCGGACGCGTGGGGCGAGGCGATGGACAAGTACTGGGACGAGTACGAGGACCTCGGTACCGGCCCCGACGCCCGCGGCCCCAAGCTGCTGGTGATCGAGGAGCAGCCGCAGAACGCCCTGTGGCGCGTCCGCCAGATCTTCGACGACCCGAATGGTGACCACGACTGGGGCATCAGCGCGGAAGTCGATCTCGCCGCTTCCGACGCGGAGGGCCGTGCGGTCATCCGCGTCACCGATGTCGGCCAGTTGTGA
- a CDS encoding type B 50S ribosomal protein L31, which produces MQQDKQPAYRPVVFRDRSAGYAFLTRSTAVSDQTIDWDDGETYPVIDVEISSESHPFYTGKARTLDSEGRIDRFERRYGGKPPGATA; this is translated from the coding sequence ATGCAGCAGGACAAGCAGCCCGCGTACCGTCCCGTCGTCTTCCGTGACCGCTCGGCGGGCTACGCCTTCCTCACCCGGTCCACTGCGGTGAGCGATCAGACCATCGACTGGGACGACGGCGAGACGTACCCGGTGATCGACGTGGAGATCTCCTCCGAGAGCCACCCCTTCTACACCGGCAAGGCCCGCACGCTGGACAGCGAAGGGCGCATCGACCGGTTCGAGCGCCGGTACGGAGGGAAGCCCCCGGGCGCGACCGCCTGA
- a CDS encoding metal-dependent hydrolase: MMGPAHSLSGAAAWLGVGAAAAAFGHPMPWPVLLVGALICAGAALAPDLDHKAATISRAFGPVSRWVCEIVDKLSYAVYKATRKPGDARRTGGHRTLTHTWLWAVLIGAGSSVVAITCGRWGVLGILFVHMVLAIEGLLWRAARGSSSDVLVWLLAATSAWILAGMLDKPGQGADWLFTAPGQEYMWLGLPVVLGALVHDLGDALTVSGCPVLWPIPVGRKRWYPLGPPKALRFRAGSWVELRVLMPTFMILGGVGCAAALNFI, translated from the coding sequence ATGATGGGACCAGCACACTCACTGTCGGGGGCCGCGGCCTGGCTAGGTGTCGGAGCGGCGGCAGCCGCCTTCGGACACCCGATGCCCTGGCCGGTCCTGCTGGTGGGTGCCCTGATCTGTGCGGGCGCCGCACTCGCACCCGATCTCGACCACAAGGCGGCCACCATCTCGCGGGCCTTCGGACCCGTGTCCCGCTGGGTCTGCGAGATCGTCGACAAGTTGTCCTACGCCGTCTACAAGGCGACCCGGAAGCCGGGCGACGCGCGCCGCACGGGCGGTCACCGCACGCTCACCCACACCTGGCTGTGGGCGGTCCTGATCGGCGCCGGCAGCTCCGTGGTGGCGATCACCTGTGGCCGCTGGGGTGTCCTGGGCATCCTGTTCGTACACATGGTGCTGGCCATCGAAGGTCTGCTGTGGCGGGCGGCACGTGGTTCCAGCAGCGATGTGCTGGTCTGGCTGCTCGCGGCGACCAGTGCCTGGATCCTGGCGGGAATGCTGGACAAGCCGGGCCAGGGTGCCGACTGGCTGTTCACCGCCCCCGGCCAGGAGTACATGTGGCTGGGCCTGCCGGTCGTGCTGGGCGCCCTGGTACACGACCTCGGGGACGCGCTGACCGTGTCCGGCTGCCCCGTCCTGTGGCCCATCCCCGTGGGCCGCAAGCGGTGGTACCCGCTCGGTCCGCCGAAGGCGCTGCGCTTCCGGGCGGGAAGCTGGGTCGAGCTGCGGGTGCTGATGCCGACGTTCATGATCCTCGGCGGAGTGGGCTGCGCGGCGGCCCTCAACTTCATCTGA
- a CDS encoding acyl-CoA thioesterase has protein sequence MTNPAESLVDLLDLEQIEVNIFRGRSPQESLQRVFGGQVAGQALVAAGRTTEGDRPVHSLHAYFLRPGRPGVPIVYQVERVRDGRSFTTRRVTAVQQGRTIFNLTASFHKPEEGPFEHQLPPARVVPDPESLPPVAEEIRKHLGALPEQLELMARRQPFDIRYVDRLRWNAEEIDGAEPRSAVWMRAVGPLGDDPLVHTCALTYASDMTLLDAVRIPIEPLWGQRNFDMASLDHAMWFHRPFRADEWFLYDQESPIAIGGRGLARGRIYDVHGQLLVSVVQEGLFRSL, from the coding sequence ATGACGAATCCGGCCGAGAGCCTGGTCGATCTGCTCGACCTGGAGCAGATCGAGGTCAACATCTTCCGCGGCCGAAGCCCGCAGGAGTCCCTCCAGCGGGTCTTCGGCGGCCAGGTGGCGGGCCAGGCGCTGGTCGCCGCGGGGCGCACCACTGAAGGCGACCGCCCCGTGCACTCGCTGCACGCGTACTTCCTGCGTCCGGGCCGGCCCGGCGTGCCGATCGTGTACCAGGTGGAGCGCGTCCGTGACGGACGCTCGTTCACCACACGGCGTGTGACGGCCGTGCAGCAGGGCCGCACGATCTTCAATCTGACCGCCTCCTTTCACAAGCCTGAGGAAGGACCGTTCGAGCACCAGCTCCCGCCCGCCCGTGTGGTGCCGGACCCGGAGTCGCTGCCGCCGGTCGCCGAGGAGATCCGTAAGCATCTCGGCGCGCTGCCCGAGCAGTTGGAGCTGATGGCACGCCGTCAGCCCTTCGACATCCGTTATGTCGACCGGCTGCGCTGGAACGCCGAGGAGATCGACGGTGCCGAGCCGCGCAGCGCTGTGTGGATGCGCGCGGTCGGACCGCTCGGCGACGACCCGCTGGTCCACACCTGCGCGCTGACCTACGCCAGCGACATGACCCTGCTCGACGCGGTCCGTATCCCGATCGAACCGCTGTGGGGCCAGCGCAACTTCGACATGGCGTCGCTGGACCACGCCATGTGGTTCCACCGTCCGTTCCGCGCGGACGAGTGGTTCCTGTACGACCAGGAGTCGCCGATCGCCATCGGCGGCCGTGGTCTGGCCCGCGGGCGCATCTACGACGTGCACGGGCAACTGCTCGTGTCGGTCGTCCAGGAGGGGCTTTTCAGGTCCCTCTAG